The Pseudodesulfovibrio cashew genomic sequence CGGTGGCTGCGTCGAGGGAAAAGTCGACCATGAAGATGCCGCTGTCAATGACTTTCTGGGCCATTTCTTCGGTCATCAATGAGCCGTTTGTCGTCAGACCGACCGGGCCGACGTTCTTGGCTCCGCAGTAATTCAGCATTTCAATGATGTCCGGGTGCAGGAGCGGCTCACCGTCGGCGGTAATGCGTACGAAGTTCAGAGGCTTGTCCGTGCATTCGTTCACGACCTGCTTGAAGTATTCCAGGGGGAGGTGGCGTTTGGCGCCCCTTTTTTCCGGGAATACCGTGGAGTGCGGACAATGCACGCATTTTGCGTTGCAGACGTTGGTCACGTCGAACATTACGTATGTGGGGAAGTCGGCGCACTCCTTGGATTCAAAGCCGAAACCGGCGGGCATGAGCCGTTCGTCCACAAAGGCGCTCTCTGTCGATGCCTCATATTTGGGCGGTGCCACTTTCGTGGCTCTGGCCTTGAAGCTTTCGAGAGATGGTGACGTCGGCATTTCCTCGAAGAAGGGGTGACCAGCCTGGTAGCGACTTTCTGCAAGAGACGTCTCGAAGTCCGTCAGGGGACGCGCATCATATCGGCATATGAATTTCAAGGGGTTTGCAAGGATATGTGCAACGAGTTCTTCCGGTCCCTGTGTCCAAGAGCGGATTTCGTCGTTCTGCAGGGATAAAGCGCGGCAACCCATGCCGACGGGCAGGCGGCAGTGTTCGAACTGGGTGAAGTAGTCCCAGCCGGTTCCAGCCTGCTCCAGACCATCGGTAACGATTGCGGGGTCGAAATACCATTGATTGGGGTTAATGAAGATGATGGTCGAGACGTCATTGCTCTTCGCGAACATCTGGACATCATTCCAGTTTGAGCAGACAGGGAGTCCTGTGGCGCCTGGGATTTCTCCCCAAGTGGCAACCGGACCGATTTGCTGAGCAGCTTGAACCCAAGCTGTGGAAGGAATAGCCGTATTGGGAGTGTCAACGGTTGGAACTATGAGTATCATCATTGTCGTATCTTTTTGTTGATGTTGTATGAGCCCGTCGGCTAGCACGGAGACGTGAGGCTGGCAAGCTTAGTCTTGCAGGCCATGCCGCCTGGCGCGAAAGACGAGAAGGTAAATGCTCCACGTGATGCCTGTGGTGATGACATAGGCGGACAACAGCAGGCAGCGAATGCCGAGAGTCAGGGCAGCGGCTACCTGCGGCGTAAGGCCGTTGTTTACCATGATTCCCATCCAGGTCCAATCGAGTGCTCCCAAACCTCCGGGCATCTGGCTCAATATCCCGGCAAGTTCGGCACTGGGAGCTCCCCAAAATGCAATGAGGCTCA encodes the following:
- a CDS encoding radical SAM/SPASM domain-containing protein; protein product: MFAKSNDVSTIIFINPNQWYFDPAIVTDGLEQAGTGWDYFTQFEHCRLPVGMGCRALSLQNDEIRSWTQGPEELVAHILANPLKFICRYDARPLTDFETSLAESRYQAGHPFFEEMPTSPSLESFKARATKVAPPKYEASTESAFVDERLMPAGFGFESKECADFPTYVMFDVTNVCNAKCVHCPHSTVFPEKRGAKRHLPLEYFKQVVNECTDKPLNFVRITADGEPLLHPDIIEMLNYCGAKNVGPVGLTTNGSLMTEEMAQKVIDSGIFMVDFSLDAATEETYKNIRVGLSFKKTYENVNRFIELAREQRPEMKVMVSYVKQEGNLHEVDAFREYWEPKVNKVLVRELISNVNLVDTPRADAEIQRRWPCPHFFRRIVINYDGVLKACPIDWENKTSYRSLGETSIFDAWHSEYYHRARMEHLNLAFKTVTACGDCADWAGSPWELGYEKVVNTL